Proteins from a single region of Seriola aureovittata isolate HTS-2021-v1 ecotype China chromosome 9, ASM2101889v1, whole genome shotgun sequence:
- the LOC130174425 gene encoding putative helicase mov-10-B.2 isoform X2 has protein sequence MSRLQQQRKSQMIPVEWSVQKTGPGTSGYMNDPQNTFAIEAQMAQEARQKIQARLTVATLFQQYRARLISRRNYITVTSDPASVEEKICLTVYENKKVVPLTVKNSGANPVYLTLWVSDLVKKIFTVSDCHGYFNKTIKQHTLQPGEAYKIRVHFNAEHPGFYEQLLVFKFKTDPLSSDMFEIMRLLEVMHQTSFNEEVLPTVTNSLRTLQTVEQVPPAGVVLMWLKTEVPLKKYPMADNIKYLSKSDTNLFMDLEMRSLNWTNYSQRFHLLLHLEELQLRTDIEKYNQDDVVMFRHKNNADLIVFPIAGVSYNSPAKLSGNQVLVTPLEQRVFRNKVYKGWIQHADVEQIYLKFNDEFLSQFKNGTRFSITFVINRMPLCMQHRAAALVYKHRLREVLFPTGQLSSHHSHLQRLVGLESNPEQCKAIQHIVAGTAKPAPYLLFGPPGTGKTEALVEAIRQIVKTQPSSTILACAPSNSATDHLCEKILAGKIDNHKLYRLYAVHCSVKNIPTNVKFCCNLDPLTNMLIVPPKEELVKYKIIVTTLLNAGRLVTGGIPPGHYTYIFVDEAGQAAETECIIPIAGLLKPDTCQLVLAGDPKQLGPIITSRMAKKHGMGVSLLERLMRDIDLYKSHEEYGFNSRFVTKLLRNYRSHRAILTIPNELFYKGELLPHAPKKKCNSYCKWNRLPKEGFPLIFHGVAGINERDANNPSLYNVAEVEVLKEYLKSIFDHLHKKGVTKIQSGEIGIITPYRKQVEKIQTALQMDKDLRKEDLENIERFNVAMTRAQALLIVVGDPRALKTDNIWNKFIYYCFRNGAYRGITVSDVEEEEKALTTIHSWALCEE, from the exons ATGAGTCGTCTTCAGCAGCAAAGGAAATCACAGATGATTCCTGTGGAATGGTCTGTCCAGAAGACAGGACCAGGAACATCTGGTTATATGAATGACCCACAGAATACATTCGCCATCGAAGCACAGATGGCTCAGGAGGCCCGCCAAAAGATTCAAGCCCGACTGACCGTGGCAACATTATTTCAGCAATACAG GGCTCGGCTAATTTCCAGAAGAAATTATATCACTGTAACCTCAGACCCTGCGTCTGTGGAAGAGAAGATTTGCCTCACTGTGTATGAAAACAAG AAAGTTGTGCCACTCACTGTGAAGAACTCTGGTGCCAATCCAGTTTATTTAACTCTTTGGGTATCTGACCTTGTAAAAAAGATTTTCACTGTCAGTGACTGTCATGGATACTTTAACAAGACTATCAAGCAACACACTCTTCAACCAG GAGAGGCCTATAAGATCAGGGTCCATTTCAATGCTGAACATCCAGGCTTCTATGAGCAGTTACTGGTCTTTAAGTTTAAAACAGATCCGCTGTCCTCAGATATGTTTGAGATTATGCGCCTCTTAGAAGTCATGCATCAGACATCTTTTAATGAAGAGGTTCTCCCGACAGTCACAAACTCCCTGCGTACCCTCCAAACTGTGGAGCAGGTACCTCCTGCAGG TGTTGTATTGATGTGGCTGAAGACTGAGGTTCCTTTGAAGAAATATCCGATGGCCGACAATATAAAATACCTCAGTAAATCAGACAC GAATCTATTTATGGACCTGGAGATGAGATCTCTGAACTGGACGAACTACTCCCAGAGGTTCCACTTGCTACTGCATCTCGAGGAGCTCCAGCTGAGGACAGATATAGAGAAATACAACCAGGATGATGTGGTCATgttcagacacaaaaacaacgCAGACCTTATCGTTTTCCCG ATTGCAGGTGTCTCTTACAACTCGCCGGCGAAGCTGTCTGGGAACCAGGTGCTGGTGACTCCTTTAGAGCAACGAGTTTTCAGAAATAAAGTTTACAAAGGCTGGATCCAACATGCGGATGTGGAGCAGATCTACCTAAAATTCAATGACGA GTTCCTGAGTCAGTTCAAGAACGGCACGAGGTTTAGCATTACCTTCGTGATCAACCGTATGCCACTGTGCATGCAGCATAGAGCAGCAGCACTGGTGTACAAACACAGATTGAGGGAGGTGCTGTTCCCTACTGGACAACTTTCTTCCCACCATTCACATCTACAGAG GCTGGTAGGGCTTGAGAGCAACCCTGAGCAGTGCAAGGCCATTCAACACATTGTAGCTGGTACTGCGAAACCTGCCCCTTACCTGTTATTTGGTCCACCTGGCACAG GCAAAACAGAGGCTTTGGTGGAAGCCATCAGGCAGATAGTAAAGACCCAGCCCTCAAGCACCATTCTAGCCTGTGCTCCCTCCAACAGTGCAACTGATCACCTCTGCGAGAAGATTCTGGCAGGAAAGATAGACAACCACAAGTTGTATCGTTTGTATGCCGTCCACTGCTCTGTGAAAAATATTCCCACAAATGTAAAG TTTTGCTGCAACCTGGACCCACTCACAAACATGCTTATAGTTCCTCCCAAAGAGGAGCTGGTGAAGTATAAGATCATTGTCACCACCCTGCTAAATGCAGGAAG acTAGTGACAGGAGGGATACCTCCAGGTCATTACACTTATATCTTTGTGGATGAGGCAGGCCAGGCTGCAGAAACAGAGTGTATCATCCCTATAGCAG GTTTACTAAAACCAGATACATGCCAGTTAGTGCTGGCTGGAGACCCTAAACAGTTAGGGCCCATCATCACATCCAGAATGGCAAAGAAACATGGCATGG GTGTGTCCTTGTTGGAGCGTCTGATGAGGGACATTGACCTGTACAAGTCACACGAGGAGTACGGGTTCAACAGCCGCTTTGTCACCAAATTACTGAGGAACTACAG GTCCCATCGTGCAATTCTGACAATTCCCAATGAGCTCTTTTATAAAGGAGAACTTCTACCACATGCtccaaaaaagaaatgtaattcaTACTGCAAATGGAACCGGCTGCCCAAGGAA gGTTTCCCTTTGATCTTCCATGGAGTGGCAGGTATTAATGAACGTGATGCCAACAATCCCTCCCTTTACAACGTAGCAGAGGTGGAGGTGTTAAAGGAATACTTAAAATCCATCTTTGACCATCTTCACAAAAAGGGTGTGACCAAAATTCAATCAGGAGAAATTGGCATCATTACCCCGTACAGAAAACAA GTGGAGAAAATCCAGACTGCCCTTCAGATGGACAAAGATCTCAGGAAGGAAGACTTGGAAAACATCGAG AGGTTCAATGTGGCCATGACCCGAGCCCAAGCTCTGCTGATTGTGGTGGGAGACCCGAGAGCCTTGAAAACTGACAATATCTGGAACAA GTTTATCTATTACTGCTTCAGAAACGGGGCTTACCGTGGCATTACAGTCTCTGATGTcgaggaagaggaaaaagcaCTGACTACAATACACTCTTGGGCACTCTG TGAAGAGTGA
- the LOC130174425 gene encoding putative helicase mov-10-B.2 isoform X1: protein MSRLQQQRKSQMIPVEWSVQKTGPGTSGYMNDPQNTFAIEAQMAQEARQKIQARLTVATLFQQYRARLISRRNYITVTSDPASVEEKICLTVYENKKVVPLTVKNSGANPVYLTLWVSDLVKKIFTVSDCHGYFNKTIKQHTLQPGEAYKIRVHFNAEHPGFYEQLLVFKFKTDPLSSDMFEIMRLLEVMHQTSFNEEVLPTVTNSLRTLQTVEQVPPAGVVLMWLKTEVPLKKYPMADNIKYLSKSDTNLFMDLEMRSLNWTNYSQRFHLLLHLEELQLRTDIEKYNQDDVVMFRHKNNADLIVFPIAGVSYNSPAKLSGNQVLVTPLEQRVFRNKVYKGWIQHADVEQIYLKFNDEFLSQFKNGTRFSITFVINRMPLCMQHRAAALVYKHRLREVLFPTGQLSSHHSHLQRLVGLESNPEQCKAIQHIVAGTAKPAPYLLFGPPGTGKTEALVEAIRQIVKTQPSSTILACAPSNSATDHLCEKILAGKIDNHKLYRLYAVHCSVKNIPTNVKFCCNLDPLTNMLIVPPKEELVKYKIIVTTLLNAGRLVTGGIPPGHYTYIFVDEAGQAAETECIIPIAGLLKPDTCQLVLAGDPKQLGPIITSRMAKKHGMGVSLLERLMRDIDLYKSHEEYGFNSRFVTKLLRNYRSHRAILTIPNELFYKGELLPHAPKKKCNSYCKWNRLPKEGFPLIFHGVAGINERDANNPSLYNVAEVEVLKEYLKSIFDHLHKKGVTKIQSGEIGIITPYRKQVEKIQTALQMDKDLRKEDLENIEVGSVEQFQGKEFNVILVSTVRSNPKLSAQKERFTLGFVSNEKRFNVAMTRAQALLIVVGDPRALKTDNIWNKFIYYCFRNGAYRGITVSDVEEEEKALTTIHSWALCEE, encoded by the exons ATGAGTCGTCTTCAGCAGCAAAGGAAATCACAGATGATTCCTGTGGAATGGTCTGTCCAGAAGACAGGACCAGGAACATCTGGTTATATGAATGACCCACAGAATACATTCGCCATCGAAGCACAGATGGCTCAGGAGGCCCGCCAAAAGATTCAAGCCCGACTGACCGTGGCAACATTATTTCAGCAATACAG GGCTCGGCTAATTTCCAGAAGAAATTATATCACTGTAACCTCAGACCCTGCGTCTGTGGAAGAGAAGATTTGCCTCACTGTGTATGAAAACAAG AAAGTTGTGCCACTCACTGTGAAGAACTCTGGTGCCAATCCAGTTTATTTAACTCTTTGGGTATCTGACCTTGTAAAAAAGATTTTCACTGTCAGTGACTGTCATGGATACTTTAACAAGACTATCAAGCAACACACTCTTCAACCAG GAGAGGCCTATAAGATCAGGGTCCATTTCAATGCTGAACATCCAGGCTTCTATGAGCAGTTACTGGTCTTTAAGTTTAAAACAGATCCGCTGTCCTCAGATATGTTTGAGATTATGCGCCTCTTAGAAGTCATGCATCAGACATCTTTTAATGAAGAGGTTCTCCCGACAGTCACAAACTCCCTGCGTACCCTCCAAACTGTGGAGCAGGTACCTCCTGCAGG TGTTGTATTGATGTGGCTGAAGACTGAGGTTCCTTTGAAGAAATATCCGATGGCCGACAATATAAAATACCTCAGTAAATCAGACAC GAATCTATTTATGGACCTGGAGATGAGATCTCTGAACTGGACGAACTACTCCCAGAGGTTCCACTTGCTACTGCATCTCGAGGAGCTCCAGCTGAGGACAGATATAGAGAAATACAACCAGGATGATGTGGTCATgttcagacacaaaaacaacgCAGACCTTATCGTTTTCCCG ATTGCAGGTGTCTCTTACAACTCGCCGGCGAAGCTGTCTGGGAACCAGGTGCTGGTGACTCCTTTAGAGCAACGAGTTTTCAGAAATAAAGTTTACAAAGGCTGGATCCAACATGCGGATGTGGAGCAGATCTACCTAAAATTCAATGACGA GTTCCTGAGTCAGTTCAAGAACGGCACGAGGTTTAGCATTACCTTCGTGATCAACCGTATGCCACTGTGCATGCAGCATAGAGCAGCAGCACTGGTGTACAAACACAGATTGAGGGAGGTGCTGTTCCCTACTGGACAACTTTCTTCCCACCATTCACATCTACAGAG GCTGGTAGGGCTTGAGAGCAACCCTGAGCAGTGCAAGGCCATTCAACACATTGTAGCTGGTACTGCGAAACCTGCCCCTTACCTGTTATTTGGTCCACCTGGCACAG GCAAAACAGAGGCTTTGGTGGAAGCCATCAGGCAGATAGTAAAGACCCAGCCCTCAAGCACCATTCTAGCCTGTGCTCCCTCCAACAGTGCAACTGATCACCTCTGCGAGAAGATTCTGGCAGGAAAGATAGACAACCACAAGTTGTATCGTTTGTATGCCGTCCACTGCTCTGTGAAAAATATTCCCACAAATGTAAAG TTTTGCTGCAACCTGGACCCACTCACAAACATGCTTATAGTTCCTCCCAAAGAGGAGCTGGTGAAGTATAAGATCATTGTCACCACCCTGCTAAATGCAGGAAG acTAGTGACAGGAGGGATACCTCCAGGTCATTACACTTATATCTTTGTGGATGAGGCAGGCCAGGCTGCAGAAACAGAGTGTATCATCCCTATAGCAG GTTTACTAAAACCAGATACATGCCAGTTAGTGCTGGCTGGAGACCCTAAACAGTTAGGGCCCATCATCACATCCAGAATGGCAAAGAAACATGGCATGG GTGTGTCCTTGTTGGAGCGTCTGATGAGGGACATTGACCTGTACAAGTCACACGAGGAGTACGGGTTCAACAGCCGCTTTGTCACCAAATTACTGAGGAACTACAG GTCCCATCGTGCAATTCTGACAATTCCCAATGAGCTCTTTTATAAAGGAGAACTTCTACCACATGCtccaaaaaagaaatgtaattcaTACTGCAAATGGAACCGGCTGCCCAAGGAA gGTTTCCCTTTGATCTTCCATGGAGTGGCAGGTATTAATGAACGTGATGCCAACAATCCCTCCCTTTACAACGTAGCAGAGGTGGAGGTGTTAAAGGAATACTTAAAATCCATCTTTGACCATCTTCACAAAAAGGGTGTGACCAAAATTCAATCAGGAGAAATTGGCATCATTACCCCGTACAGAAAACAA GTGGAGAAAATCCAGACTGCCCTTCAGATGGACAAAGATCTCAGGAAGGAAGACTTGGAAAACATCGAG GTTGGTTCAGTGGAGCAGTTTCAGGGCAAAGAGTTCAATGTGATTCTGGTGTCTACAGTGCGTAGCAATCCCAAACTGTCTGCACAGAAGGAACGGTTCACTTTAGGCTTTGTTTCTAATGAGAAG AGGTTCAATGTGGCCATGACCCGAGCCCAAGCTCTGCTGATTGTGGTGGGAGACCCGAGAGCCTTGAAAACTGACAATATCTGGAACAA GTTTATCTATTACTGCTTCAGAAACGGGGCTTACCGTGGCATTACAGTCTCTGATGTcgaggaagaggaaaaagcaCTGACTACAATACACTCTTGGGCACTCTG TGAAGAGTGA